In Desulfonatronum sp. SC1, one DNA window encodes the following:
- a CDS encoding MotA/TolQ/ExbB proton channel family protein — translation MRSLVLAFFLIVCCVSAQASTGLDAFLEQARQRAAEEQRKDLERELEFMADLDAARERTQEARALVRGERDRQERLLAKYDANEAVLAELEAVLREQQGGLGEMFGVVRQSAGDFHAQFLGSLAMADKPEALDFLHALGNSRGLPGMEELERFWLILLEEMVGSSRTDRFMSEVVLPDGSARQREVLRVGPFSAVSEGAYLSHVQGRNQFLELPRQPQGRYLRLARDLEQALPGQTTFFALDPSRGAILTHLVQSPTLTERIKQGREIGMIILVLGLVGVIVFVVRFTMLTVIGRRIRRQLRSLQGLPDNPLGRIMLLAQANSLSDSETLEIRLDEAVLKEVPRLERGLTTIKILAAVAPLLGLLGTVVGMIETFQAITLFGTGDPQLMAGGISQALVTTALGLSIAIPLLLLHSVAAAKSRQLTTIMEEQGAGLLAEHIQRMREK, via the coding sequence GTGAGAAGTCTTGTTCTGGCATTCTTTCTGATCGTTTGCTGCGTTTCGGCTCAGGCTTCGACGGGACTGGACGCATTTCTGGAACAGGCCCGCCAGCGGGCCGCGGAGGAACAGCGCAAGGACCTGGAGCGGGAGCTGGAATTCATGGCCGATCTGGACGCGGCCCGTGAGCGGACTCAGGAAGCCCGGGCCCTGGTGCGCGGCGAGCGGGACAGGCAGGAGCGTCTGCTTGCGAAATACGACGCCAACGAGGCCGTGCTCGCGGAATTGGAAGCCGTGTTGCGCGAGCAGCAGGGCGGTCTGGGCGAGATGTTCGGCGTGGTGCGGCAAAGCGCCGGGGATTTCCACGCCCAGTTCCTGGGTTCACTGGCCATGGCCGACAAGCCCGAGGCCTTGGATTTTCTTCATGCATTGGGCAACAGCCGCGGCCTGCCAGGCATGGAGGAACTGGAGCGGTTCTGGCTGATACTCCTGGAAGAAATGGTCGGCTCAAGCCGGACGGACCGGTTCATGAGCGAGGTGGTGCTGCCGGACGGAAGCGCGCGGCAACGGGAGGTTTTGCGCGTGGGCCCCTTCAGCGCGGTTTCCGAGGGAGCGTACCTATCCCACGTTCAGGGCCGCAACCAGTTTCTGGAACTGCCGCGCCAGCCCCAAGGTCGGTATCTGCGCCTGGCAAGGGACCTGGAACAGGCCTTGCCCGGGCAAACAACCTTTTTCGCGCTGGACCCCTCAAGGGGCGCGATCCTGACCCACTTGGTCCAGTCCCCGACACTGACCGAACGAATCAAGCAGGGCCGGGAGATCGGCATGATCATCCTGGTTTTGGGGTTGGTGGGCGTGATCGTCTTCGTGGTCCGTTTTACCATGCTTACGGTGATCGGACGCCGGATCCGCCGGCAATTGCGCAGCCTCCAGGGGCTGCCTGACAATCCCCTGGGCCGAATCATGCTCCTTGCCCAGGCCAACAGTCTCTCGGATTCCGAGACCCTGGAAATCCGCCTGGACGAGGCCGTGCTCAAGGAAGTCCCCCGCCTGGAACGGGGCCTGACGACCATCAAGATCCTGGCCGCGGTGGCCCCGCTGCTGGGCCTTCTGGGCACGGTGGTGGGCATGATCGAGACATTCCAGGCCATCACCCTGTTCGGCACCGGCGACCCCCAGCTCATGGCCGGAGGCATCTCGCAGGCCCTGGTAACCACGGCCCTGGGGCTTTCCATTGCCATTCCCCTGTTGCTGCTGCACAGCGTTGCCGCGGCCAAAAGCCGCCAGTTGACGACCATCATGGAGGAGCAGGGCGCCGGGTTGCTGGCCGAGCATATCCAGCGAATGAGGGAGAAATAA
- a CDS encoding DUF3450 domain-containing protein: MTSFIPCVSSSLRQCRACRAFAFGFIGTLFFLTSFMRRIRVLSVHFEQVSASGRRTGWGRTCRIATWGIPFLFIVWSSLVFGSDQVTRAIEAEEGILRHSQASQMKIDAMSDETMQLLQEYRELRREYDNLAVYNDNLEQMTLSQKAEQASLERQIEDILVTQREIVPLMLRMLDALEEFTVADLPFLNEERAARVEGLRALMRRADVDIPEKFRQIMQAYQVEADYGRTIEAYQGELRDGDGPDRSVEFLRIGRLVLAYQTLDRTESGFWEVGEQAWTVLENRHNQSLRQGLRIAARQAAPELIVVPVTVSEAPSVSPFPHPEALREDQP; this comes from the coding sequence ATGACTTCCTTTATCCCTTGTGTCAGTTCATCACTCCGACAGTGTCGGGCATGCCGGGCCTTTGCTTTCGGCTTCATAGGTACTTTATTTTTTTTGACTTCATTCATGAGGAGAATACGCGTGTTGTCAGTTCATTTCGAACAAGTGTCCGCATCCGGCAGGCGAACCGGCTGGGGGAGAACGTGTCGAATCGCCACGTGGGGCATACCCTTTCTGTTTATCGTCTGGTCGTCCTTGGTTTTCGGGTCCGACCAGGTGACTCGGGCAATCGAAGCGGAAGAGGGGATCTTGCGCCATAGCCAAGCGTCCCAGATGAAGATCGACGCCATGTCCGACGAGACCATGCAACTGTTGCAGGAGTATCGGGAGCTGCGTCGCGAGTATGACAATCTGGCCGTGTACAACGACAACCTGGAGCAGATGACGCTGTCCCAGAAGGCCGAGCAGGCTTCCCTGGAGCGGCAGATCGAGGACATCCTGGTCACCCAGCGGGAGATCGTGCCGTTGATGCTGCGGATGCTGGACGCTCTGGAGGAATTCACCGTCGCGGATCTGCCTTTTCTGAATGAGGAGCGCGCGGCCCGGGTGGAGGGCTTGCGGGCCCTGATGCGCCGGGCCGATGTGGACATCCCGGAAAAGTTCCGCCAGATCATGCAGGCCTACCAGGTCGAGGCCGACTACGGCCGGACCATTGAAGCCTATCAGGGCGAGTTGCGCGACGGCGACGGCCCGGATCGCAGCGTGGAGTTTTTGCGCATCGGGCGGTTGGTGCTGGCCTACCAGACCCTGGACAGGACGGAGAGCGGCTTCTGGGAGGTCGGCGAACAAGCCTGGACGGTATTGGAGAATCGCCACAACCAGTCCCTGCGCCAGGGGCTGCGCATCGCGGCCCGGCAGGCCGCTCCCGAACTGATCGTGGTCCCGGTGACGGTGTCTGAGGCGCCGTCCGTCTCCCCGTTTCCTCACCCGGAAGCATTGCGGGAGGACCAGCCGTGA